A genomic stretch from Candidatus Schekmanbacteria bacterium includes:
- a CDS encoding DUF799 family lipoprotein, with product MLITIAFAILASSCTTAGKKTASPLLPYCEGGQQVKMAILPFENYSSHPDAAAMIRNNFYRALSTAKLEDIELWKIDSILDSKGIFTTDDIKKLTPQELGKMLGADLILFGAVKRQDALYMVLYSVVTVEVEINIVDAATGNTVWKSARSLKNIGGTFPTVPFEWASLFPSPITSLISLSKKSFELTSWELCSSIAGEMTDGIK from the coding sequence ATGCTGATTACAATAGCCTTTGCAATTTTAGCCTCCTCCTGCACGACGGCGGGGAAAAAGACGGCTTCTCCGCTTTTGCCATACTGTGAAGGCGGACAACAGGTTAAAATGGCTATACTCCCTTTTGAAAACTATTCTTCCCATCCTGATGCGGCAGCAATGATAAGGAATAATTTTTACAGAGCATTATCAACTGCAAAGCTCGAAGATATTGAGCTTTGGAAAATTGATTCCATTCTTGACTCTAAGGGGATATTTACTACTGATGACATAAAAAAGCTTACTCCTCAGGAACTTGGGAAAATGCTTGGCGCAGATTTGATTCTCTTTGGCGCTGTAAAAAGGCAGGATGCATTGTACATGGTACTTTATTCAGTTGTAACTGTTGAGGTAGAGATCAACATCGTAGATGCGGCGACAGGCAATACGGTTTGGAAAAGCGCAAGAAGTCTCAAAAATATTGGAGGGACTTTCCCGACTGTACCTTTTGAGTGGGCAAGTCTTTTCCCATCGCCCATTACATCGCTTATAAGCCTGAGTAAAAAGTCTTTTGAACTTACGTCATGGGAACTCTGCTCTTCAATAGCCGGCGAGATGACAGACGGTATAAAATAG